ACGTTACAACCCAGTTCCCCGCAGACTGGGCATGCTCCACTTCCTCAAGCCCGAGGTTCGTTACACCCTCGTCAGCATATACATCGGAAATATATTTTTTAGCTACAGCTATCGCTTCCTTCGTGTCCATAATATCTACCCCTTTTTTCGACGCCGAGCGATGTGACGCCAACCGGCCGCCGTTAAGCAGGTACAACTTGCGCGCCGCGAAACGAAATGCCCCCTCACCCCGTATTCCGCAACCCCGCCGCGACGCCATTGATCGACATCAAAATCCCCTGGCGAATATCATCCCCCGTCTGCCCGCCGCGCCAGCGACGGATCAGTTCCACCTGGAGATAGTTCAGCGGCGCTATATAGGGGAAGCGGTGGTGCAGCGAGCGGGCCAGCGACGGGTTGTCGGCGAGGCGCTGGCTCGAGCCGGTGATGTCGGCGAGGGCGCGATTGGCCCGGCCCCATTCCGCCTCGATCTCCCCATAGATGCGCGCCGCCAGCGCCTGATCCGGCGCGAGGCCGGCGTAATGGTGGGCGATCGACAGATCGGTCTTGGACAGGATCATGTCGATATTGGAGAGCAGCGTGCGGAAGAACGGCCATTCCTGATACATGCGCCGCAGCAGCGCCAGACGCGCGCCGTCGTCGCCGTCGAGAAAGCGCGTGATCGACGAGCCGAATCCATACCAGCCCGGCAGCGCGAGACGCGCCTGACCCCAGGAGAAGCTCCACGGAATGGCGCGCAAATCTTCGATTTTCCGCGACGGCTTGCGCGACGCGGGACGCGAGCCGATGTTGAGCGCGGCGATCTCCGCGATCGGCGTCGAGGCGAAGAAATAATCGACGAAGCTCGGCGTCTCGTAGACGAGGCCGCGATAGGCGTCCATGCCCCATTGCGCGAGATCGGCCGCCGCGTCGAGAAACTCCTGCGGCGGCGTCTTGCCATGCGAGAGCAGCGTCGCCTCGAGCGTCGCGGCGACCAACAGCTCGAGATTGATGCGGCCGATCTGCGGATTGGCGTATTTCGCCGCGATCACCTCGCCCTGCTCGGTGAGGCGAATCTGCCCGTTCACCGTGCCCGGCGGCTGCGCCAGAATGGCGTCATAGCTCGGCCCGCCGCCGCGCCCCACCGTGCCGCCGCGCCCGTGGAAGAGGCGCATGACGATCGACGGCAGCTGAGAGAAGAATTCCGCGAGCGCGGTGGAGGCGCGATAGAGCTCCCAGATGCTGGCGAGAATGCCGCCGTCCTTGTTGCTGTCGGAATAGCCCAGCATGATGTCCTGCTGCGCGCCGGAATTGGTGACGAGCTTGACGATCCCGGGCAGAGCGTAGAAATCGCGCATGATGCCGGCGGCGTTGCGCAGATCGCCGATGGTCTCGAACAAAGGCACGATGATGAGATCGGCGGCGACGCTCGCCGCGTCGCAGGGCGCGAGCGTGCCGCGCATCAGGCCGCATTCCTTCTGCAGCAGCAGCACTTCCAGAAGATCGCTCACCGTCTCCGTATGGCTCACGATGTAATGGCGGATCGATTCGCGGCCGTATTTTCTGCGCATGACCGCGGCGGTCTCGAAGATCGCCAATTCGCTCGCGGCGTTGTCCGAATAGCTCGCGTCGACGAGCCGCACCGGGCGCGGATCGGAAAGGAGGCGCATCAGCAGCTCGCGCTTCTCCTCTTCCGAGAGCGCGGCGTAAGTCTCCGTCACCCGCGCGGCGGCGAGCAGCTCGGCAATGGTCTCCTCATGGCGGTCGGAGCTCTGGCGCAGATCGACGGTGGCGAGGTGGAAGCCGAACACTTCCGCGGCGCGGATGAGCGGCTCCAGGCGCTGCGAGGCGATCACCTCGCTGTGATGGCAGCGCAGCGAATCGTCGATGATCTCGAGATCGGCGAGAAAGGCGCGCGCGTCGGCGTAAGGATTGGCCGGCGCCACCGCATGGCGCTGCGCCTGCTGGCCGGTCAGCTCCTCGAGCGTCGCCGCGAGGCGCGAATAGACGCCGATCAGCGCGCGGCGATAGGGCTCGTCGTCGCGATGCGGATTATCGTCGCCCGAGCGCGCGGCGAGCTCGCCCAGCGCCTCACTGCAGCCGGCGTAGCGGCGCGAGATCGACAGCTCGGCGCCGAGCTCGTGCACCTCGGTGAGATAGAAGCGCAGCGCCGTCTCGCTCTGCAGGCGCAGCGCGGTGGCGAGCGATTCGGCGCGCACATTGGGATTGCCGTCGCGGTCGCCGCCGACCCAGGTGCCCATGCGCAGGAAGGGCGGGATGCGCAGCCCGTCGAGCCGCTCCTCGATCTCGGCGTAGAGGAGCGGAATCTGCCGCAGGAAAGTGGTGCGGTAATAGGAGAGCGTGTTGGCGATCTCGTCGCGCACGGTGAGCCGCGCCTCGCGCAGCAGCTCCGTCTGCCAGAGCTGCGAGACGCGCGCGCGCAATTGCAGCTCGTTGCGGGCGAGCTCGGATTTGGTCTTCGCATGCTGGCGCGCGAGCAGCAGCGCCGATATGGCGTGCTCGGCGTCGAGCAGGCTCTTGCGGCGCACCTCGGTCGGATGCGCGGTGAGCACCGGCGACACCCAGCCGTTGGAGAGCACCTTGGCGACGCGGCCGGCGCCGATCGAAGCCTTGCGCAAATGCGCGAAGGTGTTGGCGAGGCCGGGCTCCCTGCCGTTCTCCTGCTGCAGCGGATGGAGATCTTCGGCGATATTGGCGAGATGCGAGAAATAGCTGAAGGCGCGGATGACGGTCAGCGCCTCGGCGGCCGAGAGCGAGCGCAGCAGCGCGTCGAGCTTCTGATCGGCCTCCATGTCGCCATTGCGGCTGACGGCGACGGAGAGCCGGCGAATGGTCTCGATCCGCTCGAAGGCGGCGGCCCCCTCCTGCTCGCGCACAGTGTCGCCGAGCAGGCGGCCGAGCAGGCGGATGTCGGCGAGCAGCGACTGATCGCTGAGCACGGCGGGGGAGCTGAAATCGGCGGAGTCGTTTTCGACCTGCATGTCGGATGCTGTTCCCAAAGCGGGGCCCGGAGGCCGCGGAATTTCCCGCACCATATCAGCACATCGCGGCGGAATAGACGAGAGGGCGAGCCATTTCCTTCCCCTGCCGACTTCGGCTATGCTGTGCGCCGATGGCGGCTCTCTCCTCGCGCTTCTGGCTCCGCTCGCGCCGCCCGGTCGCGACGCTGACGGCCGTCCTGCTCATCGTTCTGCAGGCGTTCGCGGTCGCGCCCGCCCATGCGCACGCCGGCTCTGGCCTGTCCGCTGCGGCCGCGATCTGCGGCGACGGAGATGCGGACGCGCCGGCGACGCCCTGCGCCGATCCCTGCCTGCTCTGCGCCGCGAGCGTCGCCTTGCCCGCGCCGGCGCGAGCGCGCCCTGAGCCGGCTCGGCGGGTCGAGGTCGCGCCCGCGGCGCAAGCGCCGGCGCGCCTCAGCCGCGCGCCGCCCGGCTGGGCGAGCAGCTGGTCCTCCCAGGCGCCGCCCGGCGTCCGCTGATCGACGGCCGCCCGGGGCCGTCCCTTTCGCGCGCCCTGTTGTCGCCGCCCGCGAGGCGGCAGTCCGATCGCGAAGCTCTCCCATGTTCGACCGAGACGATGATTCGCTTCGTGCGGCGCTCGCGCGCCACTCGCGCGACCTCCTGCGCTTTCTCACCCGCCGCGTCGGCGCGCGCGACGCCCCCGATCTCGCGCAGGAGGCGATCGCCCGCGTTTTGAGCTACGCCGAGCGGGAGGAGGTGCGCGAGGCCGGCTCGCTGTTGCGCTCGACCGCCGCCAATCTGGCCAAGGACCACGCCCGCAGGCTGCGCTCGGAAGGCGCGGCCATCGTGGGCGGGCTCGACGTCGACGCCCTCCTCGCTCCCTCGCTCTCGCCCGAGGCCCGGCTCGACGCCGAGGAAACGCTGGCGCGGTTCCGGGCGGCGCTCGACGCGCTGCCGCCGCGCTGCCGGCAGGTATTCGTGATGCGCCGCTTCGAGAATCTGCACCAGGAGGAGATCGCCCGCCGGCTGGGCATCTCCCGCAATATGGTGGAGAAGCATCTGCGCACCGCGTTCCGCCAGCTGCGCGGGGCGCTGAAATGAGCGCGCCGACCTCCTGTTTTCGCCGCCTCGCGCGTCTTATGCTGGACGGCCGCATGCTGGACGGCCGCGCCTGGCCGCAGGGAGACGAAGCCGCGAGATGACGACCGCCGAGCCGGAGGACGCCGAGAAGCAGGACGCCGAGCGTTTCGACGCCGCCGCCGCATGGTGGGCGCGGCTCGACGCCGGGGCGCTGCCACGCTCCGAGCTCGAGGCCTTTCGCGCCTGGCTCGCCGCCGATCCGCGCAATGAGGCGGCGTTCGAGGAAGCCTGCGACCTCTGGGGCGATTGGGAGCGCGCGCCCAAGGCCCTCGCCAGCGCCTATGTCGCGGCTCTCTCCCCCGCCCCGCGGCGGCGGCGGCTGCGTCCTGTGGCGGCGCTCGCCGCGCTCGGCCTCGCGCTCTTTCTCGGCTTCGATCCGCTGTGGCTGTGGCTCCGCGCCGACGCGCGCACCGGGACCGGCGAATTGCGCAGCATCGCTCTTCCCGACGGCTCGCGCGCGCATCTTGGGGCCGGCTCCGCCATCGCCCTTCATTATGGCGGCGACCGTCGGCGCGTCGCGCTGCTCGCCGGCGAAGCTTTGTTCGAGGTGGAGCCCGACCCGAGCCGCCCCTTCGTGGTCGAGGCCGCCGGCGGCGAAATTTTGGCGCGAGGCACGGCCTTCGACGTTTCCACGAACGAGTCGCGCACCGAGGTCACGGTGACCGAGCACGCCGTCGAAGTGACCGGCGCCGGCGCGCCCATTCGCGTCGAGGCCGGCCGCCAGACCGCCTATGGCCCCGGCCTGCCGGCGCTCGATGCTTATGCGGTCGATCCCGACAGGGTGACCGCCTGGCGGCGCGGCCGCCTCTATTTCAACGACAAACCGCTCGGCGAGGTGATCGCGGCGCTCGCCCGCTATTATCGCGGCTATGTGCTGGTCGCCGGAAGCGCGCTGCGCGACCGCCGCGTCACCGGCGTGTTCCGCACCGATCAGCCGCTCGAGGCGCTGCGCGCCATCGAGAAATCGCTGGGGCTGAAATCGACGCGGCTCTCCGATTATCTGATCCTGCTGCATTCGTAGCGACGAAAAAGCACAGGGAGTCGCCCCGCGGCCCTGGATTGCTTCGCTTCGCTCGCAATGACGGCCCTCGCTCGATGAAGACTTGGCGCATCCTTCTCCCGCTCACGGGAGAAAGTGGTCCCTTATGGCGTCCGTTCGACACGCCCGTCGCGAGCGACGGGCTATGGCCGGGTCGGACGAGGGCCCGAACAGATACGCCGAGTGACATAAAAGTCACAGTGAGACAAATCTCTTTCGACCCGACTCCTGTTTTTCGAATCCTCACGTCTTGGGAGGCGGCGGAGGCGAGGCGCTCCGTCGATCGAATGAGGAGGCCGGGATGCGGACGAAGACGGTGAACAGGAAGCGAGACAGAGCGGGCGCGGCGACAGCGATCGGCCTCATCATTCTCGGTCCCTCGGCGCTCGCCATCGACGCCGGCCCCGCGCTCGCCCGCCTCGCCCCGCAGCCTTACGAGATCGCCGCCGGCCCGATGGCCGACGCGCTGAGCCGCCTCGCCGACGAGAGCGGCGCCCATCTCGTCTTCGACGCCGCCATCGCCCGCCATGTCGTCACGCGCGGCGTGCATGGCAAGCGCACGCTGGAAGAGGCGCTGGACGAATTGCTGACGGGGACGAGCCTCGCCTATCGGGTCGATCCGGAAGGACGCGCGGTGACGATCGTTGTCGCGCAGAACGGCGTGACCGTCAGCGACGCCGGCGCGGAGACGCTGCCGACGATCGACATCGGGGCCGAAAGCGCTCGAGCGACGAATGCGACGCGCGGCGCGCGGTCGAGCGAGCCGCGGACGCCGAGCGAAGGATATGTCGTCACCAACTCGGCGACGGCGACGAAGACCGATGTTCCGCTGAAGCAGACGCCGGCCTCGGTGCAGGTGGTGCCAAAGCAGCTCATTCGCGATCAGGCGGTGACCAATCTGTCGGGCGCGCTGGAGAATGTCTCGGGCGTGCGGTCCAACAATGACGCGATCGGCGGCTATCTGTTCAAGATCCGCGGCTTCGACAGCTATGACGTCTATCGCAATCTGCTCAACTCCGGCTCCGCTTATTTCAGCGGCTCCGACATGGCGAATGTCGAGCGCATCGAAGTGCTCAAAGGTCCGGCCTCGGTGCTGTTCGGGCGCGGAGAGCCCGGCGGCCTCATCAATCTCGTCACCAAGACGCCCTTGTCCGAGCCGCGCTTCGTCGTCGAGCAGCAAATCGGCAATTACGATCATTATCGCACGCAATGGGATTTCTCGGCGCCTGTCGCAGAGGTTCCGGGCCTCGCTTGGCGCCTCTCGGGCGCCTATCAGGAGAACAGGGTCTTCCGTCAGTTCGATCATGCGAGCCGCGTGATGGTCGCGCCTGTCGTGACCTACAAGCCGAGCGACTGGACCGAGCTGACCGTCGATCTGCAATATTACGGCAATCAGCCGCGCGTTCTCTCCGGCATTCCGGTCGTCGGCTCCGCTCCGGCGAATGTTCCGCTGTGGCGGTCCTATCAGGAGCCGAACGACCCGCGCGACCGCACGGATTCCTTCGTCGGCAGCTATGTGTTCCGGCAGAATCTCGACGAAAATTGGAAAGTCACCAACCGCTTTCTCTATTCGAGCCTGTGGTATTCGCAGAGCCTCGTCGCCCACTCCGGCCTGAGCGACGATCTGACCAAGCTCGATCGCTACGCCCAGGCGCAGAACACGGCGGTCGAGACCTATTCGACCAACTTCGATGTGCAAGGCAAGTTCGAGACCTTCGGCGCGCGTCACATATTTCTGTTCGGTCTCGATATTTGAACAAGCTCAATGATTATTATTGGGCCTCGGACGGCGGCTCCTATCCGATCGACATCTATTCCCCCGTCTACGGAACGGTTCCCTCCTCGGCATTTTATAATGCGCTGCTCGGCATGGGCTCGAAATTCCATTCGTCGACGCTCAATCGGCAGAAAGGGCTCTACGTCCAGGATCACGTCACCTTTCTCGATGAGCGCGCCCATGTCCTGCTCGGCGTTCGCTATGACGTCGCCGACGTCACCTCGGCCGGCGTCTTCACCTTCGGCGGCGACACCAGCGCGAGCAAGGAGCTCACGACGGCGCGCCGCCTCGCCTCGCCGTCGCGCACCGACACCGGCTGGAGCCCGCGCTTCGGCCTCGTCTACGACCTCACGCCGGAAGTGAGCGTCTACGGCTCGTTCACCCGCTCCTTCGGCGCCAATAATTCCTCCACTGGTCAGGCGCTCCCACCGCAACGCGGCACGCAATGGGAGGTCGGCGTGAAGGCGCAGATCTTCCCCGAGCTTACCGCCACGCTCGCCTTCTTCCAGCTGACGAAATCCAATCTGACGACGCTGAACTACGCCACGCCCGACCCCTCCGACACCAATCTCGCGGGTCTCCAGCGCAGCCGCGGCATAGAGCTCGACATTCTCGGCCGCGTCACCGAGCGGCTGACGCTCTCGGCCAATTACGCCCATATCGACGCCAAGGTGATCGCGGACAATCCGATGAATCGCCTCAATCCGTATGGCCTGCTCGATGCGACAGTCTATGGCGAGCAGGGCGGACTTCTCGGCGCCCATCTCGACAATGTGCCGCGTCATTCGGGCAAGGTTTTCGCGACCTATGATTTCGGCGACAACGGGCTCGGCTGGCGCGTCGGCGGCGGCGTCACCGCGGCGAGCCAGGCATGGGGCGACATTCAGAACACTTTCATCGTTCCCGCATGGGCGCGGCTCGATGCTTTCGCCAGCTATGCGACAATGTTCGAAGGACATCGCGTGACGGCGCAGCTCAATCTCAACAACATCACCAATGCCCGCTATTTCTACGGCGCGGATATTTTGTTCAATGTCCCCATGCCGCGGTTGAGCGCCTATCCGGCGCAGCCCTTGACGGTCGTCGGCACGCTCAAATTCGAGTGGTGACGAATGACGCCGGGGGGACGACGCACCATCGTCCCCCGCTCGCTCATCTCTCTCGATCGGAGTCAGCGCCGATCGTGTAGGGGATCAGCGCGAAGGGATGCTTCAACGGATCGAAATCCTTGCTGTTGCGCGTCACCAGCCGATGATGTCGGTTGAGGGCGATTGCGGCCTGCAAGGCGTCGGGAAGCTTCCAGCGATTCTGGCGGCGCAGACGCGCGGCGAGGTCGGCGTCCTCTGCGGTGACGGGAAAATGGCGGAGCTCCGCCAACACCGCCTTCACCAATACCTCCTGCTCGCCGTCACAGCCGGTCAGCACCTCGGCGCGCGTGATGACGGAAATAGCGATCTCCTCGCGGTGGTCGCGCAAAAATCGGGTCGCCGCCGCGATGGAGTTGAAATGATCGATGACGATAACCGAATCGAGAAGTAGACTCGTCACGACGTCTCCCACTCGTCCCGAATGCTCCTTTGATAGGCGAGACCGTCTCCCTCGCGCCAAAGTCCGTGGCTGCGGTCGAGCAGCTCGTCGAAGCTCGGAGGCTCGCCGCTCTGGCGGCGATACAACGCCAGGGCGCGGCGGACGATTTCCGTCACGGGCACGCGCTCTGTCTCGGCGAGTCGGGTCAGCCACTCCTTTTCGGAGTCGCTCAGGCTGACGATGGTTCGCGGCATGAAGCGACACTCCGGCATCAGTGAAGCAATATGATATATGCTGGCTTCGCTGGGTTCAATGACGACGGCGCAAGATTCTGATTTTATTCCTACCTCTCTCTCACGCGCCGGCCCGGCTTCTCCTACGTGGCTGAGGCGTCGGCCGGCGGCGGGGCGCTCCGCGCCCTCACCAGAAACTCTGCGGATCGACATCCACCGCGACGCGCACGCCGCCGCGCTCCTTGGGCGCGGCGACGAGCAGCGCGCGGAGAAACGCCTGCAGATCTGCGCTGCGCGGAGCCTTGATGAGCAGGCGGAAGCGATAGCGGCCGCGGATCAGCGCGATCGGGGCCTCGGCCGGGCCGAGCACCACGATCTCGCCCTCCTCCGGCAATCCGCCCGCCGGCGCAACGCGATAGCGCTCGCTCGCCGGCAGGGAGTGGGCGGCGCGGGCCAGCGCCCGCGCATGAGTCTCGGCGGCGCCGGCGTCCTTGGCCGAGACGATCAGCGCCGCGAGCCGGCCGAAGGGCGGCAGGCCGGCGCGCTCGCGCAGCGCCGTCTCCTCCTCATAGAATCGCTCGGCTTCTCCCGAAAGCAGCGCGCGAATGACCGGATGATCGGCCTGCCAGCTCTGGATCAGCGCCCTGCCCGGTCTGTCGCCGCGGCCGGCGCGGCCGGTCACCTGCGCGAGCAGCTGAAAGGTGCGCTCGGCGGCGCGCGGATCGGAGCTGCCGAGCCCGGAATCGGCGTCGATGACGCCGACCAGGGTGAGGAGCGGAAAATTATGGCCCTTGGCGACGAGCTGCGTGCCGATAACGATATCGAAGGCGCCGGCGGCGATCTCGGCCAGCTCGCGCCGCAGCCGCTCCTGCCCGCCGGGGAAATCCGAGGACAAGACCAGCACCCGCGCATCCGGGAAGAGAATCGCCGCCTCCTCGGCGAGGCGCTCGACGCCCGGCCCGCAGGCGGCGAGCGAGTCCTCCGCCTCGCATTCCGGGCAATTGCTCGGGCGGCGCTCGACATGGCCGCAATGATGGCAGACCAGCGCGCGGCGGAAGCGATGCTCGACCAGCCAGGCGTCGCAATTGGGACAGCGGAAGCGATGGCCGCAGCTGCGGCAAAGGGTCAAGGGCGCATAGCCGCGCCGATTGAGAAAGAACAGAACCTGCTCGCCGCGCGCGATGGTCTCGGCCGCTTCCGCCGCCAGACGCGGCGCGATCCAGCGGCCGCGCTCCGGCCCTTCGTTGCGCATGTCGATCGCCTCTATGCGCGGCATCGGCCGGGCGCCGGCGCGGGCGGCGAGGCGCAGATGCTCATAGCGCCCGCTCGCGGCGTTGACGCGCGTCTCGATCGAGGGCGTCGCCGAGGCGAGCGCGATGGTCGCGCCCTCGAGCCGCGCCCGCACCACCGCCATGTCGCGGGCGTGATAGGAAACACCGTCCTCCTGCTTATAGGCCGCCTCATGCTCCTCATCGACGACGATGAGCCGAAGATCGACGAAGGGCAGGAACAGCGCCGAGCGCGCGCCGGCGACCACGAGCGCCTCGCCGAGCGCGACGCCGCGCCAGAGCCGCGCGCGCTTGCGCTCGGAGATTCCGGAATGCCATTCGGCGGGCTTGGCCCCGAAGCGCGCGGCGAAGCGCTCGAGGAATTGCGCGGTGAGCGCAATCTCCGGCATCAGCACCAGCGCCTGCCCGCCGGCGCGCAGGGCGGCGGCGACGGCCTCGAAATAGACCTCGGTCTTGCCGGAGCCGGTGACGCCCTCGAGCAGGAACGGCCGATAGCCGCCCGCCGTCACC
The sequence above is a segment of the Methylosinus trichosporium OB3b genome. Coding sequences within it:
- a CDS encoding TonB-dependent siderophore receptor; protein product: MNKLNDYYWASDGGSYPIDIYSPVYGTVPSSAFYNALLGMGSKFHSSTLNRQKGLYVQDHVTFLDERAHVLLGVRYDVADVTSAGVFTFGGDTSASKELTTARRLASPSRTDTGWSPRFGLVYDLTPEVSVYGSFTRSFGANNSSTGQALPPQRGTQWEVGVKAQIFPELTATLAFFQLTKSNLTTLNYATPDPSDTNLAGLQRSRGIELDILGRVTERLTLSANYAHIDAKVIADNPMNRLNPYGLLDATVYGEQGGLLGAHLDNVPRHSGKVFATYDFGDNGLGWRVGGGVTAASQAWGDIQNTFIVPAWARLDAFASYATMFEGHRVTAQLNLNNITNARYFYGADILFNVPMPRLSAYPAQPLTVVGTLKFEW
- the ppc gene encoding phosphoenolpyruvate carboxylase, which codes for MQVENDSADFSSPAVLSDQSLLADIRLLGRLLGDTVREQEGAAAFERIETIRRLSVAVSRNGDMEADQKLDALLRSLSAAEALTVIRAFSYFSHLANIAEDLHPLQQENGREPGLANTFAHLRKASIGAGRVAKVLSNGWVSPVLTAHPTEVRRKSLLDAEHAISALLLARQHAKTKSELARNELQLRARVSQLWQTELLREARLTVRDEIANTLSYYRTTFLRQIPLLYAEIEERLDGLRIPPFLRMGTWVGGDRDGNPNVRAESLATALRLQSETALRFYLTEVHELGAELSISRRYAGCSEALGELAARSGDDNPHRDDEPYRRALIGVYSRLAATLEELTGQQAQRHAVAPANPYADARAFLADLEIIDDSLRCHHSEVIASQRLEPLIRAAEVFGFHLATVDLRQSSDRHEETIAELLAAARVTETYAALSEEEKRELLMRLLSDPRPVRLVDASYSDNAASELAIFETAAVMRRKYGRESIRHYIVSHTETVSDLLEVLLLQKECGLMRGTLAPCDAASVAADLIIVPLFETIGDLRNAAGIMRDFYALPGIVKLVTNSGAQQDIMLGYSDSNKDGGILASIWELYRASTALAEFFSQLPSIVMRLFHGRGGTVGRGGGPSYDAILAQPPGTVNGQIRLTEQGEVIAAKYANPQIGRINLELLVAATLEATLLSHGKTPPQEFLDAAADLAQWGMDAYRGLVYETPSFVDYFFASTPIAEIAALNIGSRPASRKPSRKIEDLRAIPWSFSWGQARLALPGWYGFGSSITRFLDGDDGARLALLRRMYQEWPFFRTLLSNIDMILSKTDLSIAHHYAGLAPDQALAARIYGEIEAEWGRANRALADITGSSQRLADNPSLARSLHHRFPYIAPLNYLQVELIRRWRGGQTGDDIRQGILMSINGVAAGLRNTG
- a CDS encoding PIN domain-containing protein, giving the protein MTSLLLDSVIVIDHFNSIAAATRFLRDHREEIAISVITRAEVLTGCDGEQEVLVKAVLAELRHFPVTAEDADLAARLRRQNRWKLPDALQAAIALNRHHRLVTRNSKDFDPLKHPFALIPYTIGADSDRER
- a CDS encoding RNA polymerase sigma factor; translation: MFDRDDDSLRAALARHSRDLLRFLTRRVGARDAPDLAQEAIARVLSYAEREEVREAGSLLRSTAANLAKDHARRLRSEGAAIVGGLDVDALLAPSLSPEARLDAEETLARFRAALDALPPRCRQVFVMRRFENLHQEEIARRLGISRNMVEKHLRTAFRQLRGALK
- a CDS encoding primosomal protein N', encoding MSGAADMDEQELAEEQRIVEVLLPVAVDIAYSYRAPAALRLAPGDCVEVPLSTRKAFGVVWRFAEPARAGLKTVTQRLDRPPLRQELRDFVDWVARWTLAPRGMALRLATRAVEEAAPETPRVGYRLKGPPPERMTPARARVIAAAEGGLVFAKGELARAAACSSGVVDALVDEGTLEASALPPEPVAAPLDPDYAPFALESAQRAAADALAAAVTAGGYRPFLLEGVTGSGKTEVYFEAVAAALRAGGQALVLMPEIALTAQFLERFAARFGAKPAEWHSGISERKRARLWRGVALGEALVVAGARSALFLPFVDLRLIVVDEEHEAAYKQEDGVSYHARDMAVVRARLEGATIALASATPSIETRVNAASGRYEHLRLAARAGARPMPRIEAIDMRNEGPERGRWIAPRLAAEAAETIARGEQVLFFLNRRGYAPLTLCRSCGHRFRCPNCDAWLVEHRFRRALVCHHCGHVERRPSNCPECEAEDSLAACGPGVERLAEEAAILFPDARVLVLSSDFPGGQERLRRELAEIAAGAFDIVIGTQLVAKGHNFPLLTLVGVIDADSGLGSSDPRAAERTFQLLAQVTGRAGRGDRPGRALIQSWQADHPVIRALLSGEAERFYEEETALRERAGLPPFGRLAALIVSAKDAGAAETHARALARAAHSLPASERYRVAPAGGLPEEGEIVVLGPAEAPIALIRGRYRFRLLIKAPRSADLQAFLRALLVAAPKERGGVRVAVDVDPQSFW
- a CDS encoding FecR family protein translates to MTTAEPEDAEKQDAERFDAAAAWWARLDAGALPRSELEAFRAWLAADPRNEAAFEEACDLWGDWERAPKALASAYVAALSPAPRRRRLRPVAALAALGLALFLGFDPLWLWLRADARTGTGELRSIALPDGSRAHLGAGSAIALHYGGDRRRVALLAGEALFEVEPDPSRPFVVEAAGGEILARGTAFDVSTNESRTEVTVTEHAVEVTGAGAPIRVEAGRQTAYGPGLPALDAYAVDPDRVTAWRRGRLYFNDKPLGEVIAALARYYRGYVLVAGSALRDRRVTGVFRTDQPLEALRAIEKSLGLKSTRLSDYLILLHS
- a CDS encoding TonB-dependent siderophore receptor, which gives rise to MRTKTVNRKRDRAGAATAIGLIILGPSALAIDAGPALARLAPQPYEIAAGPMADALSRLADESGAHLVFDAAIARHVVTRGVHGKRTLEEALDELLTGTSLAYRVDPEGRAVTIVVAQNGVTVSDAGAETLPTIDIGAESARATNATRGARSSEPRTPSEGYVVTNSATATKTDVPLKQTPASVQVVPKQLIRDQAVTNLSGALENVSGVRSNNDAIGGYLFKIRGFDSYDVYRNLLNSGSAYFSGSDMANVERIEVLKGPASVLFGRGEPGGLINLVTKTPLSEPRFVVEQQIGNYDHYRTQWDFSAPVAEVPGLAWRLSGAYQENRVFRQFDHASRVMVAPVVTYKPSDWTELTVDLQYYGNQPRVLSGIPVVGSAPANVPLWRSYQEPNDPRDRTDSFVGSYVFRQNLDENWKVTNRFLYSSLWYSQSLVAHSGLSDDLTKLDRYAQAQNTAVETYSTNFDVQGKFETFGARHIFLFGLDI
- a CDS encoding ribbon-helix-helix protein, CopG family; its protein translation is MPRTIVSLSDSEKEWLTRLAETERVPVTEIVRRALALYRRQSGEPPSFDELLDRSHGLWREGDGLAYQRSIRDEWETS